In Spiroplasma chinense, a single window of DNA contains:
- the ispH gene encoding 4-hydroxy-3-methylbut-2-enyl diphosphate reductase has protein sequence MKVLKVHKVTPRGFCLGVVKSIKMAKDALRLYPNKDIYMIGLLVHNKIVVSELEELGIKMLDDWKIPREELIKTIPKDSVVILSAHGTNKKVIELANQLGLICIDTKCEWVLETEQLIEKHLNLGYKVIFIGKENHPETLALTSLDKENIYLVTNIEQVNELNIKCDKIFATNQTTLSIIDTDLIYKAISLKYPQVLIKNDICEATYVRQNAVLQLNEKEIQLLYVVGDKRSNNTMKLVELGIQKNIRTIRIDTKNDINLEDLKNVETVAITAGASTSSVVQNQVIKFLEEL, from the coding sequence GTGAAAGTTTTGAAAGTACATAAAGTAACCCCAAGAGGTTTTTGTTTGGGTGTTGTAAAGTCTATAAAAATGGCAAAAGATGCTTTAAGACTTTACCCAAACAAAGACATTTATATGATAGGTTTGTTAGTTCACAACAAAATTGTTGTAAGTGAACTTGAAGAATTGGGCATAAAAATGTTAGATGATTGAAAAATACCAAGAGAAGAGTTGATTAAAACTATACCCAAAGATAGCGTTGTAATTTTATCAGCTCATGGAACTAATAAAAAAGTTATAGAACTTGCAAATCAACTTGGTTTGATTTGCATTGATACTAAATGTGAATGAGTTTTAGAAACTGAGCAATTAATTGAAAAACACTTAAATTTAGGTTATAAAGTAATATTTATTGGAAAAGAAAATCACCCAGAAACTTTAGCATTAACAAGTTTGGATAAAGAAAATATCTATCTTGTCACAAATATAGAACAAGTAAATGAATTGAATATAAAATGTGACAAGATTTTTGCCACTAATCAAACTACTTTATCAATAATTGATACAGATTTAATATATAAAGCTATTAGTTTAAAATATCCTCAAGTTTTAATTAAAAACGATATTTGTGAAGCAACTTATGTTAGACAAAATGCTGTCTTACAATTAAATGAAAAAGAAATTCAATTACTTTATGTAGTTGGTGACAAAAGAAGTAACAATACTATGAAACTGGTAGAATTGGGTATTCAAAAAAATATTCGTACCATAAGAATTGATACAAAAAACGATATAAATTTAGAAGACTTGAAAAATGTTGAAACAGTTGCAATAACAGCTGGTGCTTCAACAAGTAGTGTTGTACAAAATCAAGTTATAAAATTTTTAGAAGAATTGTAA
- a CDS encoding tRNA (adenine(22)-N(1))-methyltransferase → MSFLTPRLFAIANMISDREVVADIGTDHAYLSIYLAKDKRASKIFATDINEKPLAVAKNNIMSFGVADKIELLLADGIEWIREKDLKISSCIMAGMGSGTILKILEDDCKNIDCYVISSNTDVEPIRKWAKSKKYFIEREEIILDNDIIYEIIKINKFAGQKIKTKEDLIFGPILYKTKHNQYFLTKWMEEEQKLTTLLNQIPKNEKKYKEFLKRKNIITKMLKKENSN, encoded by the coding sequence ATGAGTTTCTTAACACCCAGATTATTTGCAATAGCAAATATGATTTCAGATAGAGAAGTAGTGGCAGATATTGGGACAGACCACGCATATCTTTCTATCTATTTAGCAAAAGACAAAAGAGCTTCTAAAATCTTTGCAACAGATATAAATGAAAAACCATTAGCTGTTGCAAAGAACAATATTATGAGCTTTGGAGTTGCTGACAAAATCGAACTTTTATTGGCAGATGGAATAGAATGAATACGAGAAAAAGATTTAAAAATCTCTTCTTGTATTATGGCGGGAATGGGTTCAGGTACCATTCTAAAAATATTGGAAGATGACTGCAAAAACATTGATTGTTATGTTATATCTTCTAACACAGATGTTGAACCTATTAGAAAATGAGCAAAAAGTAAAAAATATTTTATTGAACGCGAAGAAATTATTTTAGATAATGACATAATTTATGAAATTATTAAAATAAATAAATTTGCAGGTCAAAAAATTAAAACTAAAGAAGATTTAATTTTTGGACCTATTCTTTATAAAACAAAACATAACCAATACTTTTTAACAAAGTGAATGGAAGAGGAACAAAAATTAACTACATTGTTAAATCAAATTCCTAAAAATGAAAAAAAATATAAAGAATTTTTAAAGCGAAAAAATATTATAACTAAAATGCTTAAGAAGGAGAACAGTAATTAA
- the dnaG gene encoding DNA primase, with amino-acid sequence MAINQHQIDNLINKVDIVDVVSKYIDVQKKGRNYLSICPFHDDSDPSMHISPDKKIFKCFVCGTGGNVITFVQEFNNVTFFKALSIISKDYNLKIDGLNEGREAPKHTTAESRVLEINKAAADFFNGLIISNHAKLARAYLNERFIKKGEISKFNIGYAASEVELYEYLIKKGFEKKDIVNSGLIYSKGISNKCFFENRIVFPILDDEGNTIGFSGRAFKEGDEPKYKNSMENIVFKKSQLAYNFSNAKKEIRVKNEILILEGFMDVISLERVGIFNSVAIMGTSFTDFHVKLFSKVTKNFKLFLDGDKAGVKASLKTAMFLMDRKINVTVISNKTGKDPDELVIAGETNLINQMIKESLHPIDFAFEYYQGQYNIKDSNQLSDFVNNMVEIISHETNLIVRESSISKLSNLTGINEETILNYFTKLKNNPVISEPTPIIEREISNVYDEQGFVNNEMIEDHWMAGPDEEQGGFFMESLNDFDQVVKENHQAVSPSNNNKSISKNNLDILFARAKAKKNFSEAGIILDLLKSNENLELIEKNSVRFENTNLKLIAKFIIEKYKSNNYNGDDFQQIANELSNFNKKLEEVIYYMKNILFLEETGIKTKKAIEDAFDKIEVYKIAMEVIEYKEKIDSTNDYELQKTYLERIEWLLEKIKQIESKWRE; translated from the coding sequence ATGGCAATCAATCAACATCAAATTGACAACCTTATTAATAAAGTAGATATAGTTGATGTGGTTAGCAAGTATATAGATGTACAAAAAAAAGGTAGAAATTATCTTTCTATATGTCCATTCCACGATGACTCAGATCCTTCAATGCATATTTCACCAGACAAAAAGATTTTTAAATGTTTTGTTTGTGGAACTGGGGGTAATGTAATTACCTTCGTGCAAGAATTTAATAATGTAACTTTTTTTAAAGCATTAAGCATTATTTCAAAAGACTACAACTTAAAAATTGATGGTCTTAATGAAGGGCGAGAAGCTCCAAAACATACGACAGCTGAATCTAGAGTTCTTGAAATTAATAAAGCTGCTGCAGATTTTTTTAATGGTTTGATAATTTCAAATCACGCAAAACTTGCAAGAGCTTATTTAAATGAAAGATTCATAAAAAAAGGCGAAATATCTAAATTTAATATCGGGTATGCAGCTAGTGAAGTTGAATTGTATGAATATTTAATAAAAAAAGGTTTTGAAAAAAAAGATATTGTTAATTCTGGTTTGATTTATTCAAAAGGAATTAGTAACAAATGTTTTTTTGAAAACAGAATAGTATTTCCAATATTAGATGATGAAGGAAATACTATTGGATTTTCTGGAAGAGCTTTTAAAGAGGGTGACGAACCCAAATATAAAAACAGTATGGAAAATATTGTTTTTAAAAAATCACAATTGGCTTATAACTTTTCAAATGCAAAAAAAGAGATTAGAGTCAAAAATGAAATATTAATTTTAGAAGGTTTTATGGACGTTATTAGTTTAGAAAGAGTTGGTATTTTCAACTCTGTAGCTATTATGGGAACTAGTTTTACTGATTTTCATGTAAAACTGTTTTCAAAAGTTACAAAGAATTTTAAATTATTTTTAGACGGTGATAAAGCTGGAGTTAAAGCCTCATTAAAAACGGCAATGTTTTTAATGGACAGAAAAATAAATGTAACTGTTATCTCAAATAAGACCGGCAAAGATCCTGATGAATTGGTCATTGCTGGTGAAACTAATTTAATTAATCAAATGATAAAAGAGTCTTTACATCCAATTGATTTTGCTTTTGAGTATTATCAAGGGCAATACAATATTAAAGACTCAAATCAACTTAGTGATTTTGTAAATAATATGGTTGAAATTATTTCTCACGAAACCAATTTAATTGTAAGAGAAAGTTCTATTTCAAAACTTTCTAACTTAACTGGAATTAATGAAGAAACAATTTTAAATTATTTTACAAAGTTAAAAAATAATCCTGTAATAAGTGAACCAACACCTATTATAGAAAGAGAAATATCTAATGTTTATGACGAACAAGGGTTTGTTAATAATGAAATGATTGAAGATCATTGAATGGCTGGACCTGATGAGGAACAAGGTGGTTTCTTTATGGAATCACTAAATGACTTTGACCAAGTAGTCAAAGAAAACCATCAAGCTGTAAGCCCATCCAATAATAATAAATCAATATCTAAAAATAACTTAGATATATTATTTGCAAGAGCAAAAGCTAAAAAGAATTTTTCAGAAGCAGGAATAATTTTAGATTTACTTAAAAGTAATGAAAACTTAGAACTGATTGAGAAAAATTCAGTTAGATTTGAAAATACAAATCTAAAACTTATAGCAAAATTTATTATTGAAAAATATAAGAGTAACAACTATAACGGTGATGATTTCCAACAAATAGCAAATGAACTTTCAAATTTTAATAAAAAACTTGAAGAAGTTATTTATTATATGAAAAACATCTTATTCTTAGAAGAAACTGGAATTAAAACTAAGAAAGCAATTGAAGATGCATTTGATAAAATAGAAGTTTATAAAATAGCTATGGAAGTAATTGAATATAAAGAAAAAATAGATTCTACAAATGATTATGAATTACAAAAAACTTATTTAGAAAGAATTGAATGGTTGTTAGAAAAAATAAAGCAAATAGAAAGTAAATGGAGAGAATAA
- a CDS encoding sigma-70 family RNA polymerase sigma factor — MERIKMALNLKKFETMEEFKSYLFNYLEKNDNEISQEELQDVLFKKFKDVEESEIEELYEELSKKNVVFTDELLDEEDLESLSSIEDNDDEDGDEETASELAEGFAERKRQQKDLKKANQNSGPVKYRVGGISNDTKIQDIIKSYFNQIGSSKILTKDEEVEYAKMLEDEDPEIAKEGRDKLITSNLKLVISVARKHLNRGLDFADLIEEGNIGLMKAVDKFDYKKGFKFSTYATWWIRQAITRAIADQARTIRIPVHMVETINKLTRIERQLTQELGREPTSKEIAKKFGKGITPQKVVEIKKLSIEPVSLEKPFGDEDDTHFGDFVEDKDISSPDEYAEKEALREVIDDVFAEILQPREEKVIRMRFGILPTKLRTLVRLAQECEDETYEDLKEAISVLDVHYDTSIEKVQRYKHKLIQLHLSKYDSPKTLEEVGKELKVTRERIRQIEAKTIRKFKPSASNPKAKVLRDFFKG, encoded by the coding sequence ATGGAGAGAATAAAAATGGCACTTAATTTAAAAAAATTTGAAACAATGGAAGAATTTAAATCATATCTTTTTAACTACTTAGAAAAGAATGATAATGAAATTTCTCAAGAAGAATTACAAGACGTATTATTCAAAAAATTTAAAGATGTTGAAGAATCTGAAATTGAAGAACTATACGAAGAATTAAGCAAAAAGAATGTAGTATTCACTGATGAACTTTTAGATGAAGAGGACTTAGAAAGTTTATCTTCAATAGAAGATAATGACGACGAAGATGGAGACGAAGAAACTGCATCAGAACTTGCAGAAGGTTTTGCAGAAAGAAAAAGACAACAAAAAGATCTTAAAAAAGCAAACCAAAACTCAGGACCTGTAAAATACAGAGTTGGTGGAATTAGTAATGATACTAAAATTCAAGATATCATTAAATCTTACTTTAACCAAATCGGTTCTTCAAAAATTCTTACAAAAGATGAAGAAGTTGAATATGCAAAAATGTTAGAAGATGAAGATCCAGAAATTGCAAAAGAAGGTAGAGATAAATTAATTACTTCAAACCTAAAACTTGTTATTTCAGTTGCTCGTAAACACTTAAACCGTGGATTAGACTTTGCAGATTTAATCGAAGAAGGAAATATTGGTTTAATGAAAGCCGTTGACAAATTTGATTACAAAAAAGGATTTAAATTTTCAACTTATGCAACATGATGAATTCGTCAGGCAATTACAAGAGCTATTGCTGACCAAGCAAGAACAATTAGAATTCCAGTTCACATGGTTGAAACAATTAATAAATTAACAAGAATTGAAAGACAATTAACTCAAGAGTTAGGAAGAGAACCTACTTCAAAAGAAATTGCAAAGAAATTTGGAAAAGGAATTACTCCTCAAAAAGTTGTTGAAATTAAAAAACTTTCAATTGAACCAGTTAGTTTAGAAAAACCATTTGGAGATGAAGATGATACTCACTTTGGAGACTTTGTTGAAGATAAAGATATCTCTTCACCAGATGAATATGCTGAAAAAGAAGCTTTAAGAGAAGTTATTGATGATGTATTTGCAGAAATCTTACAACCAAGAGAAGAAAAAGTTATTAGAATGAGATTTGGTATTTTACCAACAAAACTAAGAACTTTAGTTAGACTTGCACAAGAGTGTGAAGATGAAACTTATGAAGACTTAAAAGAAGCTATCAGCGTTTTAGATGTTCATTACGACACTTCAATTGAAAAAGTGCAAAGATACAAACACAAACTAATTCAATTACATTTATCAAAATATGATTCACCAAAAACTTTAGAAGAAGTTGGTAAAGAATTAAAAGTTACTAGAGAAAGAATCCGTCAAATTGAAGCAAAAACAATTAGAAAATTCAAACCTTCTGCTTCAAATCCAAAAGCAAAAGTTTTAAGGGACTTCTTTAAAGGCTAA
- a CDS encoding Nif3-like dinuclear metal center hexameric protein, with product MAKIKANSLINYLNDLFPQSAAADWDKVGLQIEEVYNLESQDEIEKVVICLDLTKEVVEKAIEINSNFIISRHPFLFGEVEEELKDLAKKEIYDLLLENEIQVFSIHTNYDNSPNNNLIDLLETQFNIKSTDSVGEFNEGYKIKFLRDISIKEIVDKLKFIFGKQNSLLTKNTDMEKMVDRIYLTPGSGADTMKFLQLKDVMFVTGEAKWHEWLYADQNKIDMFTLGHYMENHFIDDIKVKLFKTFGDDLVVCDFDIKNLFQYV from the coding sequence ATGGCAAAGATTAAAGCTAATAGCTTAATAAACTATTTGAATGATCTTTTTCCTCAATCGGCTGCTGCCGATTGAGATAAAGTAGGATTACAAATAGAAGAAGTGTACAACCTTGAAAGTCAAGATGAGATTGAAAAAGTTGTTATCTGTTTAGATTTAACAAAAGAGGTTGTGGAAAAAGCAATTGAAATTAATTCAAACTTTATTATTTCAAGACATCCATTTCTTTTTGGAGAAGTTGAAGAAGAATTAAAAGACTTAGCAAAAAAAGAAATTTATGACTTATTATTAGAGAATGAAATTCAAGTCTTTTCAATTCACACAAACTATGACAATAGTCCAAACAATAACTTAATAGACTTATTAGAAACTCAATTTAATATCAAGAGTACAGATAGCGTTGGAGAATTCAACGAAGGTTACAAAATTAAATTCCTAAGAGATATTTCTATTAAAGAAATAGTTGATAAGTTGAAATTTATTTTTGGAAAACAAAATAGTTTATTAACTAAAAATACAGACATGGAAAAAATGGTTGATAGAATTTATTTAACACCAGGAAGTGGTGCAGATACAATGAAATTCTTACAATTAAAAGATGTTATGTTTGTAACAGGAGAAGCTAAATGACATGAATGACTTTATGCAGATCAAAATAAAATCGATATGTTTACTTTAGGTCACTACATGGAAAACCATTTTATTGATGATATTAAAGTTAAATTATTTAAAACATTTGGAGATGATTTAGTAGTTTGTGACTTTGATATTAAAAACTTATTTCAATACGTTTAA